One window of the Rhizorhabdus dicambivorans genome contains the following:
- a CDS encoding ETC complex I subunit: MAHARIYQQAKNAMQSGRARTDQWVMEYEPAEPKRPDPLTGWAGSGDTRGQVSLTFPTLAAAQAYAGREGLTAHVVAGPEKKLKIQAYADNFQVGPISF; this comes from the coding sequence ATGGCGCATGCACGTATCTATCAGCAGGCAAAGAACGCGATGCAGTCGGGACGCGCGCGCACCGATCAGTGGGTGATGGAATATGAACCCGCCGAGCCTAAGCGCCCCGATCCGCTGACCGGCTGGGCGGGCTCAGGCGACACGCGCGGCCAGGTCAGCCTGACCTTCCCCACGCTGGCCGCCGCGCAGGCCTATGCGGGCCGCGAAGGGCTGACCGCCCATGTCGTGGCTGGACCGGAAAAGAAGCTCAAGATCCAGGCCTACGCCGATAATTTCCAGGTCGGGCCGATCAGTTTCTAG
- the proS gene encoding proline--tRNA ligase — MRLSRHFLPVMKESPADAQIVSHKLMLRAGLIRQTAAGIYSWLPLGHRVLRKIEQIVREEQDRAGAIEMLMPTIQSADLWRESGRYDAYGPEMLRIKDRHDREMLFGPTNEEMITAIFRDNTRSYRDLPRILYHIQWKFRDEVRPRFGVMRGREFLMKDAYSFDLDAEGARRSYAMMFIAYLRTFTRLGLNAIPMRADTGPIGGDLSHEFIVLADTGESEVFVEQAVLDRSSINDLTGWEFSDDLGEREMAFYREHYAATDEKRDLHREQELGDQVVQRRGIEVGHIFYFGAKYSAAMGMSVQGPDGSPVVPQMGSYGIGVSRLMGAIIEASHDDAGIIWPDAVAPYHVGLINMRADDARCAGAADDLYARLEAAGVETLYDDRDERGGAKFATMDLIGLPWQIVIGPKGLDKGVVEVKRRATGEKVELSIEDAIAKVAGE, encoded by the coding sequence ATGCGCCTCTCCCGCCACTTCCTGCCCGTGATGAAGGAATCGCCCGCCGACGCCCAGATCGTGAGCCACAAGCTGATGCTGCGCGCGGGGCTGATCCGGCAGACAGCCGCCGGCATCTACAGCTGGCTGCCGCTCGGCCATCGCGTGCTGCGCAAGATCGAGCAGATCGTCCGAGAGGAGCAGGATCGCGCCGGGGCGATCGAGATGCTGATGCCGACGATCCAGTCGGCCGACCTGTGGCGCGAATCGGGCCGTTACGATGCCTATGGCCCCGAAATGCTCCGCATCAAGGACCGGCATGACCGCGAGATGCTGTTCGGGCCGACCAACGAGGAGATGATCACCGCGATCTTCCGCGACAACACGCGCAGCTATCGCGATCTTCCCCGCATCCTCTACCACATCCAGTGGAAGTTCCGCGACGAGGTCCGCCCCCGCTTCGGCGTGATGCGCGGCCGCGAGTTCCTGATGAAGGACGCCTACAGCTTCGATCTCGACGCCGAGGGCGCGCGTCGCAGCTACGCGATGATGTTCATTGCCTACCTTCGGACATTCACGAGACTTGGCCTGAACGCTATTCCGATGCGGGCAGACACAGGCCCTATCGGGGGAGATCTGAGTCACGAATTCATCGTCTTGGCTGATACCGGCGAAAGTGAGGTTTTTGTTGAGCAGGCGGTATTGGACCGTTCCAGCATAAATGATCTGACTGGCTGGGAATTCTCAGACGACCTCGGCGAAAGAGAGATGGCATTTTACCGAGAACATTATGCCGCCACGGATGAGAAGAGAGATCTCCATCGAGAACAAGAGCTTGGAGATCAGGTAGTCCAACGCCGCGGCATCGAGGTCGGCCACATCTTCTATTTCGGCGCCAAATATTCGGCGGCGATGGGGATGAGCGTGCAGGGGCCGGACGGCTCGCCGGTGGTGCCGCAGATGGGCAGCTACGGCATCGGCGTGTCGCGGCTGATGGGCGCGATCATCGAGGCGAGCCATGATGATGCGGGCATCATCTGGCCCGACGCGGTGGCGCCTTATCATGTCGGCCTGATCAACATGCGTGCCGACGATGCGCGCTGCGCCGGTGCGGCGGACGATCTTTACGCCAGGCTCGAGGCCGCCGGTGTCGAGACGCTCTACGACGACCGCGACGAGCGCGGCGGCGCCAAGTTCGCGACGATGGATCTGATCGGCCTGCCCTGGCAGATCGTGATCGGCCCCAAGGGCCTCGACAAGGGCGTTGTCGAAGTGAAGCGCCGCGCCACCGGCGAAAAGGTCGAGCTGTCGATCGAGGACGCGATCGCGAAGGTTGCGGGTGAATAA
- a CDS encoding lipoprotein-releasing ABC transporter permease subunit: protein MILNRYERMIAKRYLLPGRGEAFIFLVASISLVAVALGVAALIVVMSVMNGFRAELFDKIVGLNGHAVVQGYDGKLPDWQRIATEARKLPGVTSATPLIEQPLMATYGGRVEAVLVRGMTIPDIRRNPVMQGKVVRGSLNALAPGSDRVAIGARLAEQLGADLGSQISLISPQGQTTPFGTVPRIVSYQVAAIFEVGVYDYDKAFVVMPMPDAQTLLMLGDAVGMIEVQTVDADRVGEILAPLKDKVALVGQVRDWRDLNSSLFEALAVERVTMFIVLSLIILVAVFNILSSLIMLVRAKRRDIAILRTMGASRAALMKIFMTVGTVIGVLGTGTGIVLAAVFLFYRQAVVNFVQLITGQNLWDPSIRFLTELPAKSDPVEVTAIIVMALGFSFLSTLYPAWKAASTDPVEVLRYE, encoded by the coding sequence ATGATCCTCAATCGCTACGAGCGCATGATCGCCAAGCGCTACCTGCTGCCCGGCAGGGGCGAGGCGTTCATCTTCCTGGTCGCATCGATCAGCCTCGTCGCGGTCGCGCTGGGCGTCGCCGCGCTGATCGTGGTGATGAGCGTGATGAACGGCTTCCGCGCCGAACTGTTCGACAAGATCGTCGGCCTCAACGGCCATGCCGTCGTCCAGGGCTATGACGGGAAACTGCCCGACTGGCAGCGCATCGCCACCGAGGCGAGGAAGCTGCCCGGCGTCACCTCCGCGACGCCGCTGATCGAACAGCCGCTGATGGCGACCTATGGCGGCCGGGTCGAGGCGGTGCTGGTGCGCGGCATGACGATCCCCGATATCCGCCGCAATCCGGTGATGCAGGGCAAGGTGGTGCGCGGCTCGCTGAACGCGCTGGCGCCCGGATCGGATCGGGTGGCGATCGGCGCGCGGCTCGCCGAGCAGCTGGGCGCCGACCTCGGCAGCCAGATCAGCCTGATCAGCCCGCAGGGGCAGACCACCCCCTTCGGAACGGTGCCGCGCATCGTCTCCTATCAGGTCGCCGCGATCTTCGAGGTCGGTGTCTATGATTATGATAAGGCGTTCGTCGTCATGCCGATGCCGGACGCGCAGACCCTGCTGATGCTGGGCGATGCGGTGGGAATGATCGAGGTGCAGACGGTCGATGCCGATCGGGTGGGCGAGATATTGGCACCGCTGAAGGACAAGGTCGCGCTGGTCGGGCAGGTCCGCGACTGGCGCGATCTCAACAGTTCGCTGTTCGAGGCATTGGCGGTCGAGCGGGTGACGATGTTCATCGTCCTGTCGCTGATCATCCTGGTCGCGGTGTTCAATATCCTCAGCTCGCTGATCATGCTGGTTCGCGCCAAGCGACGGGACATCGCGATCCTGCGCACCATGGGCGCATCGCGCGCGGCGCTGATGAAGATCTTCATGACCGTGGGCACGGTGATAGGGGTGCTGGGCACCGGCACCGGCATCGTGCTGGCGGCGGTGTTCCTCTTCTACCGGCAGGCGGTGGTCAATTTCGTCCAGCTGATCACCGGCCAGAATCTCTGGGACCCGTCGATCCGCTTCCTGACCGAGCTGCCCGCCAAGAGCGATCCGGTCGAGGTCACCGCGATCATCGTCATGGCGCTCGGCTTCAGCTTCCTGTCGACGCTCTATCCGGCCTGGAAGGCCGCCAGCACCGACCCGGTCGAGGTGCTGCGTTATGAGTGA
- a CDS encoding ABC transporter ATP-binding protein, with the protein MSEPVLQLRGLSRTFHQADVAIHVLRQVDLAIAPGEIVALLGPSGSGKSTLLQAVGLLEGGFEGSIRIAGEEAAKLDSAGRTRVRRDRLGFVYQFHHLLPDFTAVENVVLPQLIHGAEPAPARARAEELLSTLGLAQRLSHRPSQLSGGEQQRVAVARALANRPALVLADEPTGNLDETTADIVLAEFLRLVRQEGSAALVATHNERLAARMDRVVRLHDGHLS; encoded by the coding sequence ATGAGTGAGCCGGTCCTCCAGCTGCGCGGGCTCAGCCGCACCTTCCACCAGGCCGATGTCGCCATCCATGTGCTGCGCCAGGTCGACCTCGCCATCGCGCCGGGAGAGATCGTCGCGTTGCTCGGGCCCTCGGGCTCGGGCAAGTCCACCCTGCTGCAGGCAGTCGGGCTGCTGGAGGGCGGGTTCGAGGGCTCGATCCGGATCGCCGGCGAGGAGGCGGCGAAGCTCGATTCGGCCGGTCGTACCCGCGTGCGGCGCGATCGCCTGGGCTTCGTCTACCAGTTCCACCATCTGCTGCCGGACTTCACGGCGGTCGAGAATGTCGTCCTCCCCCAGCTGATCCACGGGGCGGAACCCGCGCCTGCCAGAGCCCGTGCCGAGGAGCTGCTCAGCACGCTCGGTCTCGCTCAGCGGCTCAGCCACCGCCCGTCGCAGCTGTCGGGCGGCGAGCAGCAGCGGGTCGCGGTCGCCCGCGCGCTTGCCAACCGGCCCGCGCTGGTGCTGGCCGACGAGCCTACCGGCAATCTCGATGAGACGACCGCCGACATCGTGCTGGCCGAGTTCCTCCGGCTGGTGCGCCAGGAGGGATCGGCCGCGCTGGTCGCGACGCATAATGAACGGCTTGCGGCGCGGATGGACCGTGTGGTGCGCCTCCATGACGGGCATCTGAGCTGA
- a CDS encoding TadE/TadG family type IV pilus assembly protein produces the protein MVRTWVHSIASSLRALHRHEGGGVALIGALALTSIIGMGAFAVEASQGYAARASNQRIADTAALAGALAYNVNSSTSEMTATAKAVVAAQGLAASAASVALVTDAATSKQLVQVTVTTSVPLSLARVLTTALSYDVRAVGSATTSTTATTTPPCITTLHTAAATGVVLSGGVSISAPNCAINSNGRVEVPWGTYITAKQVSAAGSVINPGSGITTTPTANNIQANKAGAATDWMQDNSSLKAMLCAVNKLTGSSDADYADGNTVCITPLVTPATQTASVSTTDLPLNYSPSAALLPYWNSSTATYTFPPSFVTTGYRNLVMAGGINAVFQGPGLNFKFNNVDMSGNSLTIGDGTVTVVGTFGFNSGSVITIGNGAHSFGTLSVSGGRQLNIGSGDFTVTGAITEAGGSYIRVNTGVGDAVTIGNDGAGTPTAINIGGGSYLCFTANCTAPSAAAGTFSANGQVLTSGGSTLIFPKAATHVINGNLSLNGSSTFGSGNYYIKGNFTNNTGGTMAGTDVSFALGGTFTLAGGTSLDLAAPSSSGSYGVPGLLIVTKSTTATSIGGGSQNKYAGLVYAPKSDMTVSGGAALSSNGTNCLMLILKTLLLSGGTTVASTCSSLSTSGSVANVALFK, from the coding sequence ATGGTCCGGACCTGGGTTCATTCGATCGCGTCGTCGCTCCGCGCGCTGCATCGCCATGAGGGCGGCGGCGTGGCGCTGATCGGCGCGCTCGCGCTGACCTCGATCATCGGCATGGGGGCCTTCGCGGTCGAGGCCAGCCAAGGCTATGCCGCGCGCGCCAGCAACCAGCGCATCGCCGATACGGCGGCGTTGGCGGGCGCGCTGGCCTATAATGTCAACAGCTCGACCAGCGAGATGACCGCGACGGCCAAGGCCGTGGTCGCGGCGCAGGGCCTCGCTGCCAGTGCCGCCAGCGTGGCGCTCGTCACCGACGCGGCGACATCGAAGCAGCTCGTCCAGGTGACCGTCACCACCTCCGTCCCGCTGTCGCTCGCCCGGGTGCTGACCACGGCGCTGAGCTATGACGTGCGGGCGGTAGGCTCGGCCACCACCAGCACCACGGCGACCACCACGCCGCCCTGCATCACCACGCTCCACACCGCCGCTGCGACCGGAGTGGTGCTGTCCGGCGGCGTCAGCATCAGCGCGCCCAATTGCGCGATCAACAGCAACGGCCGGGTCGAGGTGCCCTGGGGCACCTATATCACCGCCAAGCAGGTCTCCGCGGCCGGCTCGGTGATCAATCCCGGCAGCGGCATCACCACCACGCCGACCGCCAACAACATCCAGGCCAACAAGGCGGGCGCGGCGACTGACTGGATGCAGGACAATAGCAGCCTCAAGGCGATGCTGTGCGCGGTCAACAAGCTGACTGGCAGCAGCGATGCCGATTATGCGGACGGCAACACCGTCTGCATCACGCCGCTGGTGACGCCGGCGACGCAGACCGCATCAGTCTCGACCACCGATCTGCCTCTGAACTATAGTCCGAGTGCGGCATTGTTGCCTTATTGGAACAGCAGCACAGCCACTTATACCTTTCCGCCCAGCTTCGTGACGACCGGCTATCGCAACCTCGTCATGGCGGGCGGCATCAACGCCGTGTTCCAGGGGCCGGGGCTAAACTTCAAGTTCAACAATGTCGACATGAGCGGCAACAGCCTGACGATCGGCGACGGCACCGTCACCGTGGTCGGCACCTTCGGCTTCAACAGCGGCAGCGTCATCACCATCGGCAATGGCGCACACAGCTTCGGCACATTGTCCGTCTCGGGCGGACGCCAGCTCAACATCGGCAGTGGTGATTTCACCGTCACCGGCGCGATCACCGAGGCAGGCGGCAGCTATATCCGCGTCAACACCGGCGTCGGCGACGCGGTGACGATCGGCAATGACGGCGCCGGCACGCCGACCGCGATCAACATCGGCGGCGGCTCCTATCTCTGCTTCACCGCCAACTGCACCGCGCCGAGCGCCGCGGCGGGCACCTTCAGCGCCAACGGACAGGTGCTGACGAGCGGCGGCAGTACCCTGATCTTCCCAAAGGCTGCGACGCACGTCATCAACGGCAATCTCAGCCTGAACGGCAGCTCCACCTTCGGGTCGGGCAATTATTACATCAAGGGCAATTTCACCAACAACACCGGCGGCACCATGGCGGGCACCGATGTCAGCTTCGCGCTGGGCGGCACCTTCACCCTGGCGGGCGGCACCTCGCTCGATCTGGCGGCGCCGAGCAGCTCGGGCAGCTATGGCGTCCCCGGCCTATTGATCGTTACCAAGAGCACGACCGCGACCTCGATCGGCGGCGGATCGCAGAACAAATATGCCGGGCTGGTCTATGCGCCGAAATCGGACATGACCGTCAGCGGCGGCGCGGCGCTGTCGAGCAACGGCACCAACTGCCTGATGCTGATCCTCAAGACGCTGCTCCTGTCCGGCGGGACCACGGTGGCCAGCACCTGCTCGAGCCTGTCCACATCGGGCTCGGTGGCCAATGTGGCGCTGTTCAAATGA
- a CDS encoding TadE/TadG family type IV pilus assembly protein, with protein MKRGILSRLAREERGVATIEFALLSVLFFFVMTAGLDIAMWYQQRLRLDSAVEQGAMIAFNSRSSVDQAAIGTYVGAAARLSSAPTVTVGCNGGSSNCVNSARTCACVSGSAPNPTFTTTACNAACADGSLAGYYMNIKAVATSSTMLVPAAMLGGNMVQTRSAVVRLQ; from the coding sequence ATGAAGCGCGGCATCCTCTCCCGGCTGGCGCGCGAGGAACGCGGCGTCGCAACGATCGAGTTCGCGCTGCTTTCGGTGCTGTTCTTCTTCGTGATGACCGCCGGGCTCGACATCGCCATGTGGTATCAGCAGCGGCTGCGGCTCGACAGCGCGGTCGAGCAGGGCGCGATGATCGCCTTCAACAGCCGCTCCAGCGTCGATCAGGCGGCTATCGGCACCTATGTCGGGGCCGCCGCAAGGCTGTCCAGCGCACCGACGGTAACGGTGGGATGCAACGGCGGCAGTTCCAACTGCGTCAACAGCGCCCGCACCTGCGCCTGCGTCAGCGGCTCTGCGCCCAACCCGACCTTCACCACCACCGCCTGCAACGCCGCCTGCGCGGACGGCAGCCTTGCGGGCTATTATATGAACATCAAGGCGGTCGCGACGTCGAGCACGATGCTGGTTCCCGCCGCGATGCTGGGCGGCAACATGGTGCAGACGCGCAGCGCGGTGGTGCGGCTGCAATGA
- a CDS encoding TadE/TadG family type IV pilus assembly protein produces MRKLLRDRRGVTATEFALVAPAFMMFLFLIIDGARAAWTYQTLQSVATDAARCAALGVSTCDSSAEVKTYAVNRANGFGVPLTAAAVTLTTSATCQSMAGMTKVAISTSYQGATTKLLPSPITTLSTESCFPTAS; encoded by the coding sequence ATGAGGAAGCTGCTCCGCGACCGCAGGGGCGTCACCGCGACCGAGTTCGCGCTGGTCGCGCCGGCCTTCATGATGTTCCTGTTCCTGATCATTGACGGCGCACGCGCCGCCTGGACCTATCAGACCCTCCAGAGCGTGGCGACCGACGCAGCCCGTTGCGCGGCCCTGGGCGTCAGCACCTGCGACAGCTCGGCCGAGGTCAAGACCTATGCCGTCAATCGCGCCAACGGTTTCGGCGTGCCGCTGACCGCGGCGGCGGTTACGCTGACAACCTCGGCGACCTGCCAGTCGATGGCAGGGATGACCAAGGTCGCGATCTCGACCAGCTATCAGGGGGCCACCACCAAGCTGCTGCCCTCGCCGATCACCACGCTGAGCACCGAGAGCTGCTTCCCGACGGCTTCTTGA
- the dnaE gene encoding DNA polymerase III subunit alpha, which translates to MPYQSFVPLRIFSAYTMLEGAIDPKAIAKQAKKLGFPAAALTDRNGLYAAMAFSDGAKKEGVQPIIGTMLAIKRPGIDQLIIDWLALYAQDAAGYDNLCALVSAAHLERPVHEEAHVPLSALEGRTEGLIALTAGGEGALAKLLAGEQRDAAAAYADRLQALFPGKLYIELARRGDATEEAAEEALIDLAYARDLPLVATNPACFAEPEFHAAHDAMLCIASSSYIDTVERPRSSPDLWMKPAGNMAELFEDIPEALANTLVVAQRCAFSAPYRKPILPSLAGDREGEAEALRRDAKAGLEMRLEKLGITDPEKRQQYFDRLDFETGIIIKMGFPGYFLIVADFIKWAKEHDIPVGPGRGSGAGSVVAWALTITDLDPLRLGLLFERFLNPERVSMPDFDIDFCETRRGEVIRYVQQKYGRDQVAQIITFGKLKARAVLKDTGRVLQMSYGQVDRLAKLIPNHPTDPWTLDRALNGVPEMAAEYKGDKEVRRLLDLAMKLEGLPRHSSTHAAGVVIGDRRLDALVPLYRDPRSDMPVTQFDMKYVEGAGLVKFDFLGLKTLSVLQKAVQFLARRGVKVDLDTLAWDDPEVYALLQRGDTVGVFQLESEGMRRTLAAVRPTCFEDIIALVSLYRPGPMDNIPMFGARKNGREPIEYPHPLLEGILGETYGIFVYQEQVMQAAQILAGYSLGDADLLRRAMGKKIKAEMDAQRSRFVEGCAKNDIKAEKANELFDLIDKFAGYGFNKSHAAAYALVAYHTAWMKAHHKAEFYAASMCYDMHQTDKLAIFIDDMRRMGVQCLGPCINHSEAEYSVEQQGEELVVRYALGALKGVGEKAMEQLVEERKKGGPFRSLEDFADRIDPRLINRRQLESLAGGGAFDMIEEERAGVFASAEVILAHASSAAAQRESGQGGLFGDSPGDVAPIRIDRGVHWTLADRMAAEKESFGFYFSSHPTDRVRHLAEANGARSFAALCALPAPVDGGRVNSVMSALIEDARYRTSAKGKRYMMATCSDSSGQFIATCFDDLAAGELEAAAKAGACALLRVELDWRAGEETPRVTVRGLQNYDSMQQIRLRVDVETADPAAIPALAAMMAEERGGRGEMYLKAILPDGTRAEILLGRDFRLDAELVARIERLPNMTARIGTLGRPQLSVVG; encoded by the coding sequence ATGCCGTATCAGTCCTTCGTCCCGCTGCGCATCTTCTCCGCCTACACGATGCTCGAAGGCGCGATCGATCCCAAGGCAATCGCCAAACAGGCCAAGAAGCTCGGCTTTCCGGCGGCGGCGCTGACCGACCGCAACGGCCTGTACGCGGCGATGGCCTTTTCGGACGGCGCCAAGAAGGAGGGCGTCCAGCCGATCATCGGCACGATGCTGGCGATCAAGCGGCCCGGGATCGACCAGCTGATCATCGACTGGCTGGCGCTCTACGCGCAGGACGCCGCCGGTTATGACAATCTCTGCGCGCTCGTCTCGGCCGCGCATCTCGAACGGCCGGTGCATGAGGAGGCGCATGTCCCGCTTTCGGCGCTCGAAGGCCGCACCGAAGGGCTGATCGCGTTGACCGCAGGTGGCGAGGGCGCGCTGGCGAAATTGCTGGCGGGTGAACAGCGCGATGCGGCGGCCGCCTATGCCGACAGGCTGCAGGCGCTGTTCCCTGGCAAGCTCTATATCGAGCTGGCCCGCCGTGGCGACGCGACCGAGGAGGCCGCCGAGGAAGCGCTGATCGATCTGGCCTATGCGCGCGATCTGCCGCTGGTCGCGACCAATCCCGCCTGCTTCGCCGAGCCCGAGTTCCACGCCGCGCACGACGCGATGCTGTGCATCGCCAGCTCCTCCTATATCGACACGGTCGAACGGCCGCGCAGTTCGCCCGACCTGTGGATGAAGCCTGCCGGCAACATGGCGGAGCTGTTCGAAGACATTCCCGAGGCGCTTGCCAACACGCTGGTGGTGGCCCAGCGCTGCGCCTTCTCCGCCCCCTATCGCAAACCGATCCTGCCCAGCCTCGCCGGCGACCGGGAGGGCGAGGCGGAGGCCTTGCGCCGCGATGCGAAGGCGGGGCTGGAGATGCGGCTGGAAAAGCTCGGCATCACCGATCCCGAGAAGCGCCAGCAATATTTCGACCGGCTCGATTTCGAGACCGGCATCATCATCAAGATGGGCTTCCCCGGCTATTTCCTGATCGTCGCCGACTTCATCAAATGGGCGAAGGAACATGACATACCGGTGGGCCCGGGGCGCGGTTCGGGCGCGGGCTCGGTGGTCGCCTGGGCGCTGACCATCACCGATCTCGATCCGCTGCGGCTGGGCCTGCTGTTCGAACGCTTCCTCAACCCGGAACGCGTGTCGATGCCCGACTTCGACATCGACTTCTGCGAAACCCGGCGTGGCGAGGTGATCCGCTACGTCCAGCAGAAATATGGCCGCGACCAGGTCGCCCAGATCATCACCTTCGGTAAGCTGAAGGCGCGCGCGGTGCTCAAGGACACCGGCCGCGTGCTGCAGATGAGCTATGGCCAGGTCGATCGTCTCGCCAAGCTGATCCCCAACCACCCGACCGATCCCTGGACACTGGACCGCGCGCTCAATGGCGTTCCCGAGATGGCCGCCGAATATAAGGGTGACAAGGAGGTTCGCCGGCTGCTCGACCTGGCGATGAAGCTGGAGGGTCTGCCGCGCCACAGCTCCACCCACGCGGCGGGCGTGGTGATCGGCGACCGGCGCCTGGACGCGCTGGTGCCGCTCTATCGCGATCCGCGCTCGGACATGCCGGTCACCCAGTTCGACATGAAATACGTCGAGGGCGCGGGGCTGGTGAAGTTCGACTTCCTCGGCCTGAAAACGCTGTCGGTGCTGCAGAAGGCGGTGCAGTTCCTCGCCAGGCGGGGCGTGAAGGTGGATCTCGACACCCTCGCCTGGGATGATCCCGAAGTCTATGCCCTGCTCCAGCGCGGCGACACGGTCGGCGTGTTCCAGCTGGAATCGGAAGGCATGCGCCGCACGCTGGCGGCGGTGCGCCCGACCTGCTTCGAGGACATCATCGCGCTGGTCTCGCTCTACCGACCGGGGCCGATGGACAATATCCCGATGTTCGGCGCCCGCAAGAACGGCCGCGAGCCGATCGAATATCCACACCCGCTGCTCGAAGGAATTCTCGGCGAGACCTACGGGATCTTCGTCTATCAGGAACAGGTGATGCAGGCCGCGCAGATTCTGGCGGGCTATTCGCTCGGCGACGCCGATCTGCTTCGCCGCGCCATGGGCAAGAAGATCAAGGCTGAGATGGATGCCCAGCGCAGCCGCTTCGTCGAGGGCTGCGCGAAGAACGACATCAAGGCCGAGAAAGCGAACGAGCTGTTCGACTTGATCGACAAGTTCGCCGGCTATGGCTTCAACAAGAGCCACGCGGCGGCCTATGCGCTGGTCGCCTATCACACCGCCTGGATGAAGGCGCATCACAAGGCCGAATTCTACGCGGCCTCGATGTGCTACGACATGCACCAGACCGACAAGCTGGCGATCTTCATCGACGATATGCGCCGCATGGGCGTCCAGTGCCTGGGGCCGTGCATCAACCATAGCGAAGCCGAATATTCGGTCGAGCAGCAGGGAGAGGAGTTGGTCGTCCGCTATGCGCTGGGCGCCTTGAAGGGCGTCGGCGAGAAGGCGATGGAACAGCTGGTCGAGGAGCGGAAGAAAGGCGGGCCGTTCCGGAGCCTGGAGGATTTCGCCGACCGTATCGACCCCCGCCTGATCAACCGGCGCCAGCTGGAAAGCCTGGCCGGCGGCGGCGCGTTCGACATGATCGAGGAGGAGCGCGCCGGGGTGTTCGCCTCGGCCGAGGTGATCCTGGCACATGCATCGAGCGCCGCGGCGCAGCGAGAGAGCGGCCAGGGCGGCCTGTTCGGCGACAGCCCCGGCGACGTCGCGCCGATCCGCATCGATCGGGGCGTCCACTGGACCCTCGCCGATCGCATGGCGGCCGAGAAGGAGAGCTTCGGCTTCTATTTCTCGTCGCACCCGACCGACCGGGTCCGCCATCTGGCGGAAGCCAATGGCGCGCGCAGCTTCGCGGCGCTGTGCGCGCTCCCGGCGCCGGTCGATGGCGGACGGGTCAATTCGGTGATGTCGGCGCTGATCGAGGATGCGCGCTACCGCACCTCGGCCAAGGGCAAGCGCTATATGATGGCGACCTGTTCGGACAGTTCGGGCCAGTTCATAGCCACCTGCTTCGACGATCTGGCGGCAGGCGAGCTGGAGGCCGCGGCCAAGGCGGGGGCCTGCGCGCTGCTCCGCGTCGAGCTGGACTGGCGCGCGGGCGAAGAGACGCCGCGCGTCACGGTGCGCGGGCTGCAGAATTATGACTCGATGCAGCAGATCCGGCTGAGGGTGGATGTCGAGACCGCCGATCCGGCCGCGATCCCGGCACTCGCCGCAATGATGGCCGAGGAGCGCGGCGGGCGTGGTGAAATGTATCTGAAAGCGATCCTGCCCGATGGCACCCGCGCGGAAATCCTGCTCGGCCGCGACTTCCGCCTCGATGCGGAGCTGGTGGCCCGGATCGAGCGCCTGCCGAACATGACCGCGCGGATCGGCACGCTGGGCCGGCCCCAGCTGTCGGTGGTGGGGTAG
- a CDS encoding DUF4136 domain-containing protein → MPILRKLLAVAAPIALLAVSACTQPFEAKVSRFQALPVPEGQTFTVIPTDARNQGGLEFAQYASLVTQRLAAYGYRPVDGAGQPELVVKFDYGVDKGTPKVVSRPSIGPAFGPWGYGGFGPYGRRWGYGSAFYYGWDPFFYDPWYRQDIDTYTVYTSWADMTIERVSDGKHLFEGKARARSLDDALPRLVPNLVEAMFTNFPGNSGEEVKITVAPPDKRK, encoded by the coding sequence ATGCCGATCCTTCGCAAGCTCCTCGCCGTGGCGGCCCCGATCGCGCTGCTCGCGGTTTCCGCCTGCACGCAGCCCTTCGAGGCCAAGGTTTCGCGCTTCCAGGCCCTGCCGGTGCCGGAAGGCCAGACCTTCACCGTCATTCCCACCGACGCCCGCAACCAGGGCGGGCTGGAATTCGCCCAATATGCCAGTCTCGTGACCCAGAGGCTGGCGGCTTATGGCTATCGCCCGGTGGACGGCGCGGGCCAGCCGGAACTGGTGGTGAAATTCGATTATGGCGTCGACAAGGGCACCCCCAAGGTGGTTTCGCGGCCTTCGATCGGCCCGGCCTTTGGCCCCTGGGGCTATGGTGGCTTCGGCCCCTATGGCCGGCGCTGGGGCTATGGATCAGCCTTCTATTATGGCTGGGATCCTTTCTTCTACGATCCCTGGTACCGGCAGGATATCGATACCTACACGGTCTATACCAGCTGGGCCGACATGACGATCGAGCGCGTCTCGGACGGCAAGCATCTGTTCGAGGGCAAGGCGCGGGCCCGCTCGCTGGACGATGCGCTGCCGCGCCTCGTGCCCAACCTGGTCGAGGCGATGTTCACCAACTTCCCCGGCAATTCGGGCGAAGAGGTGAAGATCACCGTGGCACCGCCCGACAAGCGGAAGTGA